DNA from Amycolatopsis sp. DSM 110486:
GAGAACGTCGTGCAGATCGCGCGCGATCCGCAGGCGTTCGTCCCCGGCGCGACGCAATTCCTGCTCCTGGCGGGTCCGCGCCGCACCCGCCAGTTCGGCCTCCCGGGCGCGGCGCGCCTGCCGTCGCACCCGGACGAGTTCCGCGGCAACGGCCAGCACGAGGAACCACGCCGCCAAACCGCCCCCGACGCCACGCTCGGCGGGTCCCAGCCCGGCACCGGAACGAACACGGCCAGCACATACCCGGCGACGAGAACCGCGTACGCGACCGGCCTGCTGCCGAGCACCACCGCGGCGGCGAACGTGACGATCAGCGGCAGGAACACCGGTGCGGGGGCCACGCCCGACGCCAGATCCGCCGCATACGCAGCGAATCCGATCACCACGGCGAGCGTCGGCCGCACCCGCCACCACGCCACGGCCGCACCGGCCGCCGCGGCCGTCACGCACCCCACGGCCCACGGCCCGCTTTGAAACGCGGCCGCCACTCCCGCCGCAGCCGCGGCGAAAGCCAAGCCGAGCAGCGGGTTACCGCCGCCCGGCAGACGGCGGTGCCCGGCGATTCCACGGCGAGGTGCCACCCGGCCATCGTCCGCGCGTCGCCGCGCTGACGCGTCCGCCTGGAAGCGCATTTCCCGCTACGCCCCTGGACGTACTCCCGGGGGAGCAGCCGGAGATACGCCTGTGACGCGACGCGGACCAGCCGCGGATCACCGCATGATGCCCGCCATGACCACTTTTCGAAGGATGTTCCGCGCAGGGCTCGGGGTAACCGCGGCAGCAGCGCTGCTCGCCTGCCTGCCCGGCTCGGCCTCGGGCGAGGCGGCCGGGCCCGATCTGGTGCAGGTCCACGACGGACAGCTGCGCGGCGTCGTCGCCGGCGAGCATCGGACGTTCGCCGGGATTCCGTACGCCGCGCCCCCGGTGGGCGACCGGCGATGGCGTGTGCCCGCACCGGTCCCGCACTGGCACGGGGTCCGGGCGGCCACCGCCCCGGGCAACCGCTGCCCGCAACCCGGCTCCGATCCGGCAGGCGGGCCGACAGTCATCGGCTACGAGGACTGCCTGTATCTGAACGTCACGACGCCCGTCATGTCCGGGAACCCGCGCCTGCCCGTCCTCGTCTGGCTTCCCGGCGGCGGATTCGTCAACGGCGCGGGCAGCGACTACGACCCGTCCCGGCTGGCCGTCACCGGCGACGTTGTGGTCGTCACCGTGAACTACCGGCTCGGAGCGCTGGGATTCCTCGACGAACCCGCGCTCCACGACACCTGGGCAGGCAATTACGGGCTCGCCGACCAGCAAGCCGCATTGCGCTGGGTCCGGGAGAACATCCAGGCCTTCGGCGGTGACGCCCACAACGTCACGCTCGCCGGCCAGTCCGCGGGTGCGTTCAGCGTCTGTGCCCAGCTCGCCGCGCCCGCAGCACAAGGGCTGTTCGACAAGGCGATCGTGCAGAGTGGACCGTGCGGCAACAGCTTCGTGTCGCAGCCGGACGCACAACGACGCGGCGGGCGCACCGCGGCGCGCCTCGGCTGTGCCGCACCCGCCGACGTCGCGGCCTGCCTGCGCGCCATTCCCGCAGCCGACCTGATCGGGCTGGACACCGACGACGCCTTCCGTGCGACCAACCGGCTCCGCGACATGCCCTGGAGCCCCGTAGCCGGCAGCCCGGCACTCCCCCGGCAGCCGCTCGACGCACTCCGCGACGGCTTTGCCGCGGGCATTCCGATCATCCAAGGCACCAACCGCGACGAAATGCGCCCGTTCGTCGCGCTCGACAACGACGCCCGCGGAAAACCCGTGACCGCTGCGGGCTATGCGGCCGCGCTGGGGGAGCTCTTCGGCCCCGACACCGACCGGGTGCTCGCGGAGTACCCGGCTGACCGGTTCTCGACGCCCGGAATCGCACTGGCCACCGCGCTGACCGGCCGCGGAGCAAAACTCGGCGCGTGCCCCGCGGCCCTCGCCGATCAGGCAGCCGCCCGGTACGCGCACGTCTACGCCTACGAATTCGCACAGGACGACGGCCAGCACATCCTCGACTTCCCCATGGGCGCCGCGCACAGCGCCGAACTGCCCTACCTGTTCGACGGAACTTTCGCCGGACCGCCCGCGGCCCCGCCGGACGCCGGGCAAATCTCCTTGTCCCACCAGCTGATCGGGTACTGGGCCGCCTTCGCCAGAACCGGCGACCCCAACGCCGACGGCGCCCCGCGGTGGCCGCGCTACCAGCCGACCACCATGCCGTCCTTCACCGCCGCCGGCACCCAGCAGATCGACTTCTCAACCGAACACCACTGCCCGTTCTGGCAGACCGTCCGACGGTAGCGCTCGCACCATCCGAGGAGACGAGAGAATGTTTCCCGACTCGGTACCAGATCACAAAAAAAGGTGAGGCAGAAGCTACCGGCGGGCGATCAGCGCGCGGCGTCACGACGGACGCCGCGCCGTTTTTGCCCCAGCAGAGTGGGAAGGGGCGAGAGAGATCAGGAAGAAGACCACATAGGACACTACGGCCAGCCCGCTCGTACGGGCGCGTAATTCCGGGGTGACGGGCATGGGCTCCAGACCCACCCAAAGATCATCGAGAGGTCGACAAGTGCGGTGCCGGTGCACACACCGAAGTCGATCTCATCGGGTCGATGCAGGTCCACCGCCGCCCCTCGGGTCGGCAACCACTTCGACAGCCGTGCCCGGCTTGTCGCCGCTCAATGATCGGTACTGACTTTATGTTTCTTCGCAGGTCAGAGCCGCATCGAGGGCGCGACGGTGAACATCAGCAAGTCCAGAACAGGCTGTTCAGCGTTCCCTCGGCCGCCGACAGACCACACGCGCCGACACTGCCCTGACCACGAATATCGAGCACCACGCACACCCACCCCACCCCCCGCACACCTACCTGGGTTGAGCCGATGCTCGCCAAGCCCGATGGCGGCCGGCTCCCCGTCGGCTCGAGGTGGGCCCACGAGCACAAACTCGACGGCTACGGCCGCGGTCCCGGCACGATCAGCCACCCACTGATCAAACGATCTGCCGAACCTGGCGTGGCAGCAACCATGTCCGCCCTCGAACTACACACTCCACAATAGACCGTATGTGCTGGCCCGCAACAGTATCCCGCCACTGGCGACACTCAGCCCCCTGATCGGCGAGGTGATCCGGGCCGGCAAGACCACAGCGGTGCGCTACGAACGGGACCGACCTGGCGAGCCGGCCCCGCATGGAGGTCAAGAAGACCGGCCGCATTCCCGACGGCGGCGGCACTCGAACACCACGGCGTACAGGTGCCCTCACCACGGCGCTGTACGCGCGCAGCAGACGACTGAGGAGGGCCTCGACAGGGCTGCCCAGACTTCGGTTGTCATCTGGGGCACTTTCGAGGCGGCTGAGTCATCTGGACCACTGCACGACGACAAAAGGACGTTAAGGACCTCGGCCGCCTCCGCGTCGGCCTTGACTCGTTGCTGGCGCGGGCATTTCATCACTCCCGGCGGCAACGCGGACGGTAGTTGGGCACGTGAGCGGAGAACTTCTCCGCTTTCGTGACAGCGTCCGGTTGCGTGCTGTCGACAGCGCGGTGTATTTGAAGGAGCAAGGTGGAGCCGAATCTGAGGTCCGGCGAGGATCTCCAGTACTATCTCGAACGACAAGCCAGTCAAATGCAGGAACGGGCATCCGCGTTACATGAAGCTTTCGCTGCGGCCGCCGCGACCGTGACTTCACGGGACGGCGCGGTCACGGTGACACTGGCGCCGAACGGTGCGCTGCGCAACATCCGACTCGGCAGGCGCGCGTGCGAGCTCGGGGAGGCCCGGTTGACGGCGGCGATCATGGAGACCGTGCGCCAGGCGCAGAGCCAGACCGCGCGCGCAGTCACGAACTCGGTGGAGTCCATCCTCGGTGGCGGCCAAGCGGTCGAGATGATGAAGAGTTTCCTCCCGCCGGAACCGGCGGCCTACGACGAGGTAGACCAGAACAAGTTCGTCGAGAACCCCGAGCCGGACCAAGCTCCCCCGCCGCCGAAGCCGCCCACGAACCCGCCGCCGGCGTCGAGGCCCGCACCGCGACGCCGCCCTGCCCGCGACGACACAGATGACGATGAGGTGGACCCGTGGTGAGCGGTGGATACGAAATCAAAGATCCCGCCGCGTTTGACACCTTCGGCGGCAAGCTGAACGAGCTTTCGGACAACGTGCGCGGCACCGGCGATCTTGTGGGCCACATGATCGCCGATCCTGGCCTGTTCGGCATTCTCGGTGGCCAGATCATCGGCATGGCTGCGAGCATCTACTGCAGCGGCGCGAGTCAAGCCTTCGCCAAATACGGCGAGGCTCTCGAGAAGCACAAGGAGAAGCTCGACCAGGCCAAGAAGGCCTACGAAGCCCAGGAGGATGGCGCGAGCGACTCGATCTCGAGGTACCAGCTGTGAGCGCCATCGAGGATAAGGAATCCTACAAGCCCAACGACTTCTGGCACAATCCGAAAGATACGATCACCGCCGACAACACCCGGACCAACGGCGCGGGAATCGTCAACACGATCGATGTCCTGCAGGCGGCCGTCCACAATAACGACAAGGTGACAGAGGGCATCGCGGGCGCCGGCCTCGCGCTCGACGTTCTCGGGCTGGCGATCGATCCGCTCGGCACCGTGTTCGCCGCCGGGATCGGCTGGCTCATCGAGCACGTCACGCCGTTCCGTGTGCCGCTCGACATGTTGATGGGTGACCCAGACGGCATCACGGTCGCGACGAACGCCATCGGCAACGAGAAGGACAAGGTCGACGGGTGGTCCCAGGACCTCAAGAACGACCTCGGCGCTCTCATGGACTCGTGGTCGGGTGATGCCGCGGACAAGTTCAAGGAGAACACGGACGGTCTCGCCGAGGGACTCACGGCGCTGGGTAATTCCCTCGAATCTGCGAAAAAGACCATGTCGATCTGCGGCGCTGTCATCGGCGCCATCCGAGGGATCATCCGTGACTTCATCGCCAGCGTACTCGGCGGCATTCTCGCGGGCGCGATCGCCGCGGTTGCGGCCATGCCATTCACGTTCGGAAGCTCGATCGGCATCTTCCTGGGCACCGTAGTCGCGACGGTCGCCATCGCGATGGGCAAGATCGCCACCCAAATCGCGAAGCTGACCAAGCAGCTCTCCTCCGCAGCGAAGGGGATCAAAGACCTCGGAAAGGGCACCCAAGGCTTGGGGGACGACGCTGCCAAGGCCGCGGATGACACCGTGCCCACATCCACCAGCGGCGACCACGACGCTCCCGCAAGCGGCGGCGGCAATACGCGGGCTGACGATGACCCCACATACAACCCGTGGGCAGACAACAACACCAACAGCAGCCACGACGTCCCACCACCCGTCCCGCCCAAAGACAGCAACGACGTTCCGCCGCCCGTCCCACCCAAAGACGGCCACGACACCCCCGAAAGCAGTGGCGGCGGCAATACGCGAGCAGACGATGACCCCACATACAACCCGTGGGCAGACAACAACACCAACAGCAGCCACGACGTCCCACCACCCGTCCCGCCCAAAGACAGCCCCAACACCCCCGAAAACAGCGGCAGCGGCAATGGCAGCGGCAACGCGCGGCCAGACGACGACCTCACATACAACCCGTGGGCAGACAACAACACCAACAGCAGCCACGACGTTTCGCCGCCCGTCCCACCCAAAGACAGCCCCAACACCCCCGAAAACAGCGGCGGCGGCAACAGTCCCGACTCGTCAGGCGGATCGATCTCGGGCAGGCTCGACGGCGGGCCCAACACCCCCGAAAGCAGCGGCACC
Protein-coding regions in this window:
- a CDS encoding YbaB/EbfC family nucleoid-associated protein, whose product is MEPNLRSGEDLQYYLERQASQMQERASALHEAFAAAAATVTSRDGAVTVTLAPNGALRNIRLGRRACELGEARLTAAIMETVRQAQSQTARAVTNSVESILGGGQAVEMMKSFLPPEPAAYDEVDQNKFVENPEPDQAPPPPKPPTNPPPASRPAPRRRPARDDTDDDEVDPW
- a CDS encoding WXG100 family type VII secretion target; this translates as MSAIEDKESYKPNDFWHNPKDTITADNTRTNGAGIVNTIDVLQAAVHNNDKVTEGIAGAGLALDVLGLAIDPLGTVFAAGIGWLIEHVTPFRVPLDMLMGDPDGITVATNAIGNEKDKVDGWSQDLKNDLGALMDSWSGDAADKFKENTDGLAEGLTALGNSLESAKKTMSICGAVIGAIRGIIRDFIASVLGGILAGAIAAVAAMPFTFGSSIGIFLGTVVATVAIAMGKIATQIAKLTKQLSSAAKGIKDLGKGTQGLGDDAAKAADDTVPTSTSGDHDAPASGGGNTRADDDPTYNPWADNNTNSSHDVPPPVPPKDSNDVPPPVPPKDGHDTPESSGGGNTRADDDPTYNPWADNNTNSSHDVPPPVPPKDSPNTPENSGSGNGSGNARPDDDLTYNPWADNNTNSSHDVSPPVPPKDSPNTPENSGGGNSPDSSGGSISGRLDGGPNTPESSGTGGGHDTGNTDGNPGDAQNADSKDKSWLSDKNTEKTRDLFMDGARKYADEHPEKNITSQQLDDFGSKMDRILKVMDGGPPALEKAGVDPQIVEKVEDTIKTFTDSTHSGTAFITKSTIDFIRFGAFPAMQAAGIFPDE
- a CDS encoding carboxylesterase/lipase family protein encodes the protein MTTFRRMFRAGLGVTAAAALLACLPGSASGEAAGPDLVQVHDGQLRGVVAGEHRTFAGIPYAAPPVGDRRWRVPAPVPHWHGVRAATAPGNRCPQPGSDPAGGPTVIGYEDCLYLNVTTPVMSGNPRLPVLVWLPGGGFVNGAGSDYDPSRLAVTGDVVVVTVNYRLGALGFLDEPALHDTWAGNYGLADQQAALRWVRENIQAFGGDAHNVTLAGQSAGAFSVCAQLAAPAAQGLFDKAIVQSGPCGNSFVSQPDAQRRGGRTAARLGCAAPADVAACLRAIPAADLIGLDTDDAFRATNRLRDMPWSPVAGSPALPRQPLDALRDGFAAGIPIIQGTNRDEMRPFVALDNDARGKPVTAAGYAAALGELFGPDTDRVLAEYPADRFSTPGIALATALTGRGAKLGACPAALADQAAARYAHVYAYEFAQDDGQHILDFPMGAAHSAELPYLFDGTFAGPPAAPPDAGQISLSHQLIGYWAAFARTGDPNADGAPRWPRYQPTTMPSFTAAGTQQIDFSTEHHCPFWQTVRR